A window from Deinococcus sp. Leaf326 encodes these proteins:
- a CDS encoding VWA domain-containing protein has product MTPGSPPTYPLAAVAHQPELLFALSLLGVAPAIGGLLIRGDRGAAKSTAARGLAELLPTGPDGLSAPFVNLPLGATEDRVVGTLDLDAALRGEVRLRPGLLAQADGGLLYIDEVNLLPDHLVDVLLDAAALGVVRVQRDSLNAEAPARLALIGSMNPEEGGLRPQFLDRFGLCVDVSAPQVPAERAEIIRRRMAFEADAPAFGAHWHAEQAALAGRLAAARRLLPQVTLPDALLETITTLSSEAGVRSLRADLVLHRAARACAALDGRAEATEADLRRVAPLVLNHRRDPRLPPPPSGSPPPEPPLPPPVAPPEQQPDTPPPPDAGGPPPEDIFAPSAPAAPLALQAFTPGRGEAGAPRLPAPRSVPDPQATRLDVPATLRAALGRGAAVPTRDDFRTPVPTEEGGRRVLFVADASGSVGVSGRMGALKGALLDALSSQGGRDRVALVTFRGTGAVTLLNWTTDAAEAEAAVRAAPTGGRTPLAHALVLTAELLAGVRGAELVLLTDGRANVPLSPGSDAWADALHAAERLRGLPTLVVDTEAGRVRLGRAAQLAGVLGARLQTLEPA; this is encoded by the coding sequence ATGACTCCTGGTTCCCCTCCGACCTACCCCCTGGCCGCCGTCGCCCACCAGCCCGAACTGCTCTTCGCCCTGTCGCTGCTGGGGGTGGCTCCGGCCATCGGCGGCCTGCTCATCCGGGGGGACCGGGGGGCGGCCAAGAGTACGGCGGCGCGCGGGCTGGCCGAGCTGCTACCGACGGGGCCGGACGGCCTGAGTGCGCCCTTCGTCAACCTCCCCCTGGGCGCGACCGAGGACCGCGTGGTGGGCACGCTGGACCTCGACGCGGCGCTGCGGGGCGAGGTGAGGCTCAGGCCCGGACTGCTCGCCCAGGCCGACGGCGGGCTGCTGTATATCGACGAAGTCAATCTCCTTCCGGACCATCTGGTCGACGTGCTGCTCGACGCCGCTGCCCTCGGGGTGGTGCGGGTGCAGCGCGACTCCCTCAATGCTGAGGCTCCGGCCCGCCTAGCCCTCATCGGCAGCATGAACCCCGAGGAGGGAGGACTGCGGCCCCAGTTTCTCGACCGCTTCGGCCTGTGCGTGGACGTCTCGGCGCCCCAGGTCCCCGCCGAGCGCGCCGAGATCATCCGCCGCCGTATGGCCTTCGAGGCCGATGCGCCGGCGTTCGGGGCTCACTGGCACGCCGAGCAGGCCGCGCTGGCCGGCCGACTCGCGGCGGCGCGCCGCCTGCTGCCGCAGGTCACATTGCCCGACGCTCTGCTGGAGACCATCACCACCCTGAGCAGCGAGGCCGGCGTCCGCAGCCTGCGCGCCGACCTCGTGCTGCACCGCGCCGCCCGCGCCTGCGCCGCTCTTGACGGCCGCGCCGAGGCGACGGAGGCCGACCTGCGCCGCGTGGCCCCCCTGGTCCTGAATCACCGCCGCGATCCCCGACTGCCGCCCCCACCGTCCGGGTCGCCGCCTCCCGAGCCCCCGCTCCCCCCGCCGGTGGCTCCGCCCGAACAGCAGCCGGATACACCTCCTCCACCGGACGCGGGCGGTCCCCCCCCGGAGGACATCTTCGCGCCGAGTGCGCCCGCCGCGCCGCTGGCGTTGCAGGCCTTCACGCCGGGCAGGGGAGAGGCCGGTGCACCCCGCCTTCCGGCTCCCCGCAGCGTGCCCGACCCGCAGGCCACGCGCCTGGACGTGCCCGCGACGCTGCGCGCGGCGCTGGGCCGGGGAGCCGCCGTGCCCACCCGCGACGACTTCCGCACGCCTGTGCCCACCGAGGAGGGCGGCCGCCGCGTCCTGTTCGTGGCTGATGCGAGCGGCAGCGTAGGCGTCTCGGGGCGGATGGGCGCACTCAAGGGGGCGCTGCTGGACGCGCTGTCCAGTCAGGGCGGGCGCGACCGGGTGGCCCTCGTGACCTTCCGGGGGACTGGAGCTGTCACGCTGCTCAATTGGACGACCGACGCCGCCGAGGCCGAGGCGGCCGTGCGCGCCGCGCCGACCGGGGGGCGCACGCCGCTGGCCCACGCGCTGGTCCTCACCGCCGAATTGCTGGCCGGGGTGCGCGGCGCCGAACTCGTGCTGCTCACCGACGGGCGGGCCAACGTGCCGCTCTCTCCGGGGTCCGACGCCTGGGCGGATGCGCTGCATGCCGCCGAGCGGCTGCGGGGCCTGCCGACGTTGGTCGTGGATACCGAGGCCGGCCGGGTGCGTCTGGGCCGCGCCGCACAACTCGCCGGGGTGCTGGGCGCCCGGTTGCAGACCCTGGAGCCCGCATGA
- a CDS encoding class I SAM-dependent methyltransferase, producing MTVQADIFDEWREQVLAVRSGRWQPERDRAFWHAQAAKYDAGQPELPNMAAWLRERLAGLASLLDVGAGTGRLTLPLAEAVRQVTALDHSPDMLAVLRSKGPPAHLVLRCQELADALHDPGLPPHDAVLAAWSLAYLPDLRGALMGLRRLARRDLFLLEDDGLGSPHVTLRRSLAGQPRPQRATGLRRALHALDLPHEHLQITEMRELTFPDTAALLAQARLPLPDAEALEVLRPHLTSGDEGWRYRWTFDVHVLHVRWEDA from the coding sequence ATGACGGTTCAGGCCGACATTTTCGACGAGTGGCGCGAGCAGGTGCTCGCCGTGCGCTCGGGGCGCTGGCAGCCGGAACGTGACCGGGCCTTCTGGCACGCCCAGGCCGCGAAGTACGACGCGGGCCAGCCCGAGCTTCCGAATATGGCGGCGTGGCTGCGTGAGCGCCTGGCCGGGTTGGCTTCTCTACTGGACGTGGGCGCGGGCACCGGCCGCCTGACCCTGCCTCTGGCGGAGGCAGTGCGGCAGGTCACGGCGCTGGACCATTCGCCCGACATGCTCGCGGTGCTACGTAGCAAGGGGCCGCCCGCACATCTGGTGCTGCGCTGCCAGGAACTCGCGGATGCCCTACACGACCCTGGTCTGCCCCCCCACGACGCCGTGCTTGCCGCGTGGTCGCTGGCGTACCTGCCCGATCTGCGCGGCGCACTGATGGGGCTGCGCCGCCTCGCCCGCCGCGATCTCTTTCTGCTGGAGGACGATGGCCTGGGCAGTCCTCACGTCACCCTGCGCCGCTCGCTGGCCGGGCAGCCCCGGCCGCAGCGGGCCACGGGCCTGCGCCGTGCCCTACACGCGCTGGACCTGCCTCACGAGCATCTCCAGATCACCGAGATGCGCGAGCTGACCTTCCCCGATACGGCTGCGCTGCTCGCCCAGGCCCGGCTGCCCCTGCCGGACGCCGAGGCGCTGGAGGTTCTGCGCCCCCACCTGACTTCCGGGGACGAAGGCTGGCGCTACCGCTGGACTTTCGATGTCCACGTGCTGCATGTCCGCTGGGAGGATGCATGA
- a CDS encoding formate/nitrite transporter family protein, protein MTTPPTASSPAPAPDPTVLSGAALTQAVVHKEVEKAGRAAGPTFVLAVLAGMFIGLGGMFYTLIEAGGIDFAFKQALGGLGFCVGLVLVLVAGAELLTGNILMVLAAVRRRVTWGQVARNWGLVLAGNLVGGVLLAALILASGHPNLDGGGVAREAVLVAAGKVGKTVPQLFFSAVLCNVLVCLAVWMAFAGKTLADKVLAVLLPVTAFVAAGFEHSVADMYLLPLGLMLRDGVEGVAGAARLDLPHVALTLAVVTLGNVVGGAVFVALAYHFAYPEAKAAPARA, encoded by the coding sequence ATGACGACCCCCCCTACTGCGTCCAGTCCTGCTCCGGCCCCCGATCCGACCGTCCTGAGCGGCGCCGCGCTGACGCAGGCGGTCGTCCACAAGGAAGTCGAGAAGGCCGGGCGCGCCGCGGGACCGACCTTCGTGCTCGCGGTGCTGGCCGGCATGTTCATCGGCCTGGGGGGCATGTTCTATACCCTCATCGAGGCGGGCGGCATCGACTTCGCCTTCAAGCAGGCGTTGGGTGGCCTGGGCTTCTGCGTGGGACTGGTCCTGGTGCTCGTGGCGGGCGCGGAACTGCTGACCGGCAACATCCTGATGGTCCTGGCCGCCGTGCGGCGCCGGGTGACGTGGGGGCAGGTCGCGCGCAACTGGGGCCTCGTGCTGGCGGGCAACCTCGTAGGAGGCGTGCTGCTGGCCGCCCTGATTCTCGCCTCTGGGCACCCGAACCTGGACGGGGGCGGTGTGGCGCGCGAGGCGGTCCTGGTCGCGGCTGGCAAGGTCGGGAAGACCGTGCCGCAGCTGTTTTTCAGCGCCGTGCTGTGCAACGTCCTCGTGTGCCTCGCGGTCTGGATGGCCTTTGCGGGCAAGACCCTGGCCGACAAGGTGCTGGCCGTGCTGCTGCCGGTGACCGCCTTCGTTGCGGCGGGTTTCGAGCACTCGGTGGCCGACATGTACCTGCTGCCCCTGGGCCTGATGCTCAGGGACGGGGTGGAGGGCGTGGCGGGTGCGGCCCGGCTGGACCTCCCGCACGTCGCCCTGACCCTGGCGGTCGTCACGCTGGGCAACGTCGTGGGCGGGGCCGTGTTCGTAGCGCTGGCCTACCACTTCGCGTATCCCGAGGCCAAAGCGGCCCCCGCCAGAGCCTGA
- a CDS encoding cobaltochelatase subunit CobN codes for MTRSSVRQRVTRADGRTINVVRKRGHLSYCFHGCCCGRTDKGYAPAPVDTYKEEWTRRRLRNQIHLTKSGCLGPCTLNNVAHLVFDGHDTWFHSVNDPWLVVAIFEYVSAMLEAGGPLPVPPDLVEYTFNYYTWDAGSAAMAALPLATPDASGELSGVALLSHADTDLLNLRAAQDMLPDDFGPVTGVALGGIRSEAQMTTLLAGAVGRAEVVLVRVHGKFGAVPGGDLLLSHARTAGQTLLIVSGTNEPDPELARLSLAPAHTLDTALTYLAASGWPNMRELLLSLSDTLRLTGYGARPPLAQPEHGVYHPDLPEQATLADWERIRDPQRPAVGVLFYRAHALSGNTAFIDSLITALDDAGADALPVFTTSLKDVNAAGDPKAFALLAGVDAVISTLSFAMADVQAGEITAPGENVSALERLGVPVVQGLTLGGARGPWETSSRGLNPLDTAMNVALPEFDGRIIGVPFAFKEQESGEARRLVADPERTARLAGITVRLARLRHKANFDKRLAFVFTNSTAKASQVGNAVGLDSAASLLRVLRALEEDGYDVGQHSATPLPESSDALMHSLIEGGNYDTTVMTPGQLARTAARIPGEVYARWFAELPASQQRRMREQWGPPPGSAYVHGGELCLAGMTFGKVFVALQPPRGYGMDPDAIYHTPDLPPTHHYAALYRWLREPTALGGFGADALVHVGKHGTLEWLPGKGVGLSENCFPDSLLGDLPLFYPFVINDPGEGTQAKRRAHATILDHLPPPLTRADTYGPLAELAALVDEYYQLELLDPSKLPLLQGQIWDLVQQADLGTDLGTLLRRDHGDHVHEWDESETEDGVPVTLTEMNGPDVAHLLEDIDGYLCELGAAQIRDGLHTLGQEPQGEQMPEMMRALTRLPNAGVPGLHAGLAGVLGLELGTLLDRPGARLGAPPTASARAEEAFQEADR; via the coding sequence GTTCCTCTGTCCGCCAGCGCGTCACGCGGGCCGACGGCCGCACCATCAACGTGGTCCGCAAGCGCGGGCACCTGAGCTACTGCTTTCACGGCTGCTGCTGTGGGCGCACCGACAAGGGCTACGCGCCCGCGCCCGTGGACACCTACAAGGAAGAGTGGACCCGGCGGCGGCTGCGCAACCAGATTCACCTCACCAAGTCGGGCTGCCTGGGGCCGTGCACGCTGAACAACGTGGCGCACCTCGTCTTCGACGGCCACGACACCTGGTTTCACTCGGTCAACGATCCCTGGCTGGTGGTCGCCATCTTCGAGTACGTCAGCGCGATGCTGGAGGCTGGTGGCCCCCTGCCGGTGCCGCCCGACCTCGTGGAGTACACCTTCAACTACTACACCTGGGATGCGGGGAGCGCAGCGATGGCTGCCCTGCCCCTGGCGACCCCAGACGCCTCCGGCGAGTTGTCGGGCGTCGCGCTGCTCTCGCACGCCGACACCGACCTGCTCAACCTGCGGGCGGCCCAGGACATGCTGCCGGACGACTTCGGCCCCGTGACCGGCGTGGCGCTGGGAGGCATCCGGAGCGAGGCGCAGATGACCACGCTGCTGGCCGGGGCAGTGGGCCGGGCCGAGGTCGTGCTGGTGCGCGTACACGGTAAATTCGGCGCGGTGCCGGGCGGCGACCTGCTGCTCTCGCACGCCCGGACTGCCGGGCAGACCCTCCTGATCGTGAGCGGCACGAACGAACCCGACCCCGAACTCGCCCGCCTGAGCTTGGCGCCCGCGCATACCCTCGACACCGCCCTGACCTACCTCGCGGCAAGCGGTTGGCCGAACATGCGCGAATTGCTGCTCTCGCTCTCGGACACCCTGCGCCTGACCGGCTACGGCGCCCGGCCCCCGCTGGCGCAGCCCGAGCACGGCGTCTACCACCCCGACCTGCCTGAACAGGCGACGCTGGCCGACTGGGAGCGCATCCGCGACCCGCAGCGACCCGCCGTCGGCGTGCTGTTCTACCGGGCGCACGCCCTGAGCGGCAATACGGCCTTCATCGACAGTCTGATCACGGCGCTCGACGACGCCGGGGCCGACGCCCTGCCCGTCTTCACGACCTCGCTCAAGGACGTGAATGCGGCCGGCGATCCCAAAGCCTTCGCGCTGCTGGCCGGGGTGGACGCCGTAATCTCGACCCTCAGTTTCGCGATGGCCGACGTGCAGGCGGGCGAGATCACGGCCCCCGGCGAGAACGTCTCGGCGCTGGAGCGCCTGGGTGTGCCGGTGGTGCAGGGCCTGACCCTGGGCGGCGCGCGCGGCCCCTGGGAGACGAGTTCACGCGGCCTGAACCCGCTTGACACGGCCATGAACGTGGCGCTGCCGGAATTCGACGGGCGGATCATCGGGGTTCCGTTTGCTTTCAAAGAACAGGAATCCGGCGAAGCCCGGCGCCTCGTCGCCGACCCCGAGCGCACCGCCCGCCTCGCCGGGATCACCGTGCGGCTCGCGCGGCTGCGGCATAAGGCCAACTTCGATAAGCGGCTCGCGTTCGTGTTCACTAACTCGACGGCCAAGGCGTCGCAGGTGGGCAACGCGGTGGGCCTCGACTCGGCAGCGTCGCTGCTGCGTGTGCTGCGGGCGCTGGAAGAGGACGGCTACGACGTGGGCCAGCACTCGGCTACGCCATTGCCCGAGTCCTCCGACGCGCTGATGCACAGCCTGATAGAAGGCGGTAACTACGACACGACCGTCATGACGCCGGGGCAACTGGCCCGCACGGCGGCGCGCATTCCCGGCGAGGTGTATGCCCGCTGGTTCGCCGAGCTGCCCGCGTCGCAGCAGCGGCGCATGCGCGAGCAGTGGGGACCACCCCCCGGCTCGGCGTATGTCCACGGCGGCGAGCTGTGCCTGGCAGGGATGACCTTCGGCAAGGTGTTCGTGGCGCTGCAACCCCCGCGGGGCTACGGCATGGACCCCGACGCCATCTACCACACGCCCGACCTGCCGCCCACGCACCACTACGCGGCGCTGTACCGCTGGCTGCGCGAGCCCACTGCCCTGGGGGGGTTTGGGGCCGACGCGCTGGTGCATGTCGGCAAGCACGGCACGCTGGAGTGGCTGCCCGGCAAGGGCGTGGGTCTGTCCGAGAACTGCTTCCCCGATTCGCTGCTGGGCGACCTGCCGCTGTTCTACCCGTTCGTCATCAACGACCCCGGTGAGGGCACGCAGGCCAAACGCCGCGCCCACGCGACCATCCTCGATCATCTGCCGCCGCCCCTGACCCGCGCCGACACCTACGGCCCGCTGGCCGAACTCGCTGCGCTGGTCGACGAGTATTACCAGCTCGAACTGCTCGATCCCTCCAAGCTGCCGCTCTTACAGGGACAGATCTGGGACCTCGTGCAGCAGGCCGACCTAGGGACCGACCTCGGCACGCTGCTGCGGCGTGACCACGGCGACCATGTCCACGAGTGGGACGAGTCCGAGACCGAGGACGGCGTGCCGGTGACCCTCACCGAGATGAACGGCCCGGACGTGGCGCACCTGCTCGAGGACATCGACGGCTACCTGTGCGAACTGGGCGCCGCGCAGATCCGGGACGGGCTGCACACGCTGGGGCAGGAGCCGCAGGGCGAACAGATGCCCGAAATGATGCGCGCCCTGACCCGCCTGCCCAACGCCGGCGTGCCGGGGCTGCACGCCGGGCTCGCCGGGGTCCTGGGTCTAGAGCTCGGAACATTGCTCGACCGGCCCGGCGCGCGGCTCGGCGCACCCCCTACTGCCTCAGCAAGGGCTGAAGAGGCGTTCCAGGAGGCCGACAGATGA